A region from the Simiduia sp. 21SJ11W-1 genome encodes:
- the radA gene encoding DNA repair protein RadA gives MAKAKMAFVCNDCGADYRKWQGQCSECQAWNTIVEIRLAPATSARAEQFSGFAGATTGKVQKLADISLDDLPRFSSGMEEFDRVLGGGLVPGSVVLIGGHPGAGKSTLLLQTLCKLAETMPALYVTGEESLQQVAMRARRLQLPADKLSMLSETSIEQIAAQAEAMRPRVMVVDSIQVMHMSDVQSAPGSVTQVRESAAFLTRFAKQTGTVLLLVGHVTKDGSLAGPKVLEHMIDCSILLEGSHDSRYRTLRGNKNRFGAVNELGVFAMTEQGLREVTNPSAIFLQRAEDVASGSIVMVVWEGTRPLLVEVQALVDGSSLGNPRRVAVGLDQNRLAMLLAVLHRHGGIMVGDQDVFVNVVGGVKVGETSVDLALLLAIVSSFRDNPLPQDLIAFGEVGLSGEIRPVPSGQERLREAAKHGFKRAIVPKANAPKGGIAGMEIVTVKNLAEALEAM, from the coding sequence GTGGCCAAGGCAAAAATGGCGTTTGTGTGTAATGACTGCGGTGCGGATTATCGCAAGTGGCAGGGCCAATGCAGTGAGTGCCAGGCATGGAACACCATTGTTGAAATTCGCTTAGCGCCGGCCACATCTGCACGTGCCGAACAATTCAGTGGCTTTGCCGGTGCCACCACCGGCAAAGTTCAAAAGCTTGCAGATATAAGCCTAGACGATTTGCCCCGCTTTAGCAGCGGCATGGAAGAGTTCGACCGCGTGCTCGGCGGCGGCCTGGTGCCCGGTTCTGTGGTGTTAATTGGTGGCCACCCGGGTGCGGGCAAGTCTACCTTGTTGCTGCAAACCCTGTGCAAGCTCGCCGAAACCATGCCGGCGCTCTACGTCACCGGTGAGGAATCCTTACAACAGGTGGCCATGCGTGCGCGCCGCTTGCAGTTGCCGGCCGATAAGCTGTCTATGTTGTCTGAAACCAGTATCGAACAAATTGCCGCGCAAGCCGAGGCCATGCGCCCGAGGGTGATGGTGGTGGATTCCATTCAGGTTATGCACATGAGTGATGTGCAATCGGCGCCGGGCTCGGTTACCCAGGTGCGGGAAAGCGCGGCATTTCTTACGCGCTTTGCCAAGCAAACGGGCACGGTGCTGCTGCTGGTGGGCCACGTGACCAAAGACGGCTCGTTGGCCGGGCCCAAAGTGCTGGAGCACATGATTGACTGCTCTATTTTATTAGAGGGCAGCCACGACTCACGTTACCGCACCCTGCGCGGCAACAAAAACCGCTTCGGGGCTGTGAACGAGCTGGGGGTGTTCGCCATGACCGAACAGGGCCTGCGCGAGGTGACCAACCCTTCCGCCATTTTTTTACAGCGCGCCGAAGACGTGGCCTCGGGCTCCATTGTGATGGTGGTGTGGGAGGGCACGCGCCCGCTACTGGTTGAAGTGCAGGCGCTGGTGGATGGCTCCTCACTGGGCAATCCGCGCCGGGTGGCCGTGGGCCTGGATCAAAACCGCCTGGCCATGTTGCTCGCGGTATTGCACCGCCACGGGGGCATTATGGTGGGCGATCAGGATGTCTTCGTGAATGTGGTGGGCGGTGTAAAGGTGGGCGAAACCAGTGTGGATTTGGCGCTGCTGTTGGCCATTGTTTCAAGCTTTAGAGACAACCCCTTACCGCAAGATCTGATTGCCTTTGGCGAGGTGGGGCTCTCCGGCGAGATCCGCCCTGTGCCCTCAGGCCAGGAGCGCCTGCGCGAGGCCGCCAAGCACGGTTTCAAGCGCGCCATAGTTCCCAAAGCCAATGCCCCCAAAGGCGGAATTGCCGGCATGGAAATCGTGACAGTGAAGAATCTGGCCGAAGCGCTGGAGGCCATGTAA
- a CDS encoding type II secretion system protein: protein MHTAARQSGFTLLEVVAVLVIVGILAALAVPKFADFSEAARNSKLQNIGASFKAGADQVHAYWLAKGSPGPQLNMIKLPPSQAGGDLSVNAFGWPADTRGVSRTLNSTNDCIDVWRAVLAPGAPSVSNGTSTDFRAQYLGGNSCRYIFQQAPTKSLVFNSNTGALVVNL from the coding sequence GTGCACACAGCGGCCCGGCAATCGGGCTTTACCCTGCTGGAGGTGGTGGCGGTTCTGGTGATTGTGGGCATTTTAGCGGCGCTGGCCGTGCCCAAGTTTGCCGATTTCAGCGAGGCCGCGCGCAACAGTAAATTGCAAAATATAGGCGCAAGCTTTAAAGCAGGCGCCGATCAAGTGCATGCCTATTGGTTGGCCAAGGGCTCCCCCGGCCCGCAACTCAACATGATTAAGCTACCGCCCTCGCAGGCCGGTGGCGATTTGAGCGTGAACGCCTTTGGCTGGCCCGCCGACACCCGCGGCGTGAGCCGGACCCTGAACTCCACCAACGATTGCATAGACGTGTGGCGCGCGGTGCTGGCACCGGGTGCACCGAGCGTGTCTAACGGCACCAGTACCGATTTCCGGGCCCAGTACCTCGGCGGCAATAGCTGCCGCTACATCTTCCAGCAGGCGCCCACCAAAAGCCTGGTTTTTAACTCCAACACCGGTGCGCTAGTGGTGAATCTTTAA
- a CDS encoding DnaT-like ssDNA-binding domain-containing protein, translating into MTHSLIPERPICISPSLAATLGLEEATLLSLLNDALNFYPTQASNGYQWCHLDGDQVRKLMPFWRDHDIARIAKSLRDKGVLLMSTAPFHESQSLRFAINERSQPTERSQAVPYQSQSPLMRNSAPTPGAHPMAPNWQPGEEVYVQLAQHNIPQQFARAQIPEFVTYWRDQGQAAHSWNAKFIQQVLRKWREQETEFSRREQEIPMTGGWRPSSDAMDVLVRHAGINQCFVEDAIAEFVLYWRERGESSRTWNSKFIQHVRRQWARYQTTLQYDTEPRPMAANWTPSTDVYEVLALANIDLHFAKQQLKEFVIYWRDTHQLHSSWNTKFLQHVKYQWAKRLNGSRPAQGNAHARQQNTAQSGRTRDRSVSEQLTDRSWAL; encoded by the coding sequence ATGACCCACTCACTCATTCCCGAACGCCCCATCTGCATCAGCCCCTCGCTGGCCGCCACCTTGGGATTAGAAGAAGCCACGCTCTTGAGCCTGCTCAACGACGCCCTTAACTTCTACCCCACCCAGGCCAGCAACGGCTACCAATGGTGCCACCTGGACGGCGATCAGGTACGCAAGCTGATGCCCTTTTGGCGCGACCACGATATCGCCCGCATTGCCAAAAGCCTGCGCGATAAAGGCGTGTTGCTGATGTCTACGGCACCCTTTCACGAAAGCCAGAGCCTGCGCTTTGCCATCAACGAGCGCAGCCAACCCACAGAGCGTTCACAGGCTGTGCCCTACCAGAGCCAAAGCCCGCTGATGCGCAACAGCGCGCCCACACCCGGCGCGCACCCCATGGCGCCGAACTGGCAACCGGGCGAAGAGGTGTATGTGCAACTGGCGCAACACAATATTCCCCAGCAGTTCGCCCGCGCCCAGATTCCTGAATTTGTGACCTACTGGCGCGATCAGGGCCAGGCCGCCCACTCCTGGAATGCCAAGTTCATTCAGCAGGTGCTGCGCAAATGGCGCGAACAGGAAACCGAGTTCAGCCGCCGCGAACAGGAAATCCCCATGACCGGCGGCTGGCGCCCCTCGAGCGATGCCATGGATGTGTTAGTGCGCCATGCCGGCATCAACCAGTGCTTTGTGGAAGATGCCATCGCCGAATTTGTGCTTTACTGGCGCGAGCGGGGTGAGTCTTCACGTACCTGGAACAGCAAGTTTATCCAGCACGTACGCCGCCAGTGGGCACGCTACCAAACCACCTTGCAGTACGATACCGAACCGCGCCCGATGGCCGCCAACTGGACGCCCTCAACAGACGTGTATGAAGTCTTGGCGCTGGCCAACATCGACCTGCACTTTGCCAAGCAACAGCTGAAAGAATTTGTTATTTATTGGCGCGACACCCACCAGCTGCACAGCTCGTGGAACACCAAATTTTTGCAACACGTAAAATATCAGTGGGCCAAGCGCCTCAACGGTAGCCGCCCAGCGCAAGGTAACGCACATGCAAGACAGCAAAACACTGCTCAATCAGGCCGAACACGCGATCGCTCAGTCAGCGAACAGCTCACAGACAGAAGCTGGGCGCTCTGA
- a CDS encoding replication protein P — protein sequence MQDSKTLLNQAEHAIAQSANSSQTEAGRSDQTSKPGAAHIDAINQVFELFRLNYHNQYFAAFPDLESLNLAKRLWLESLAGFEPEVILRGAKRVIQQSDYLPTVHKMLVACEGDNRAHGLPDVHAAYVEACNAPSPKADQHWSHPAVYLAGKASDWYFLANNPERTALPVFTEHYKNYCDQVRKGLKLALPERKALPETIERPLSKDENLARLDALKKQIGLD from the coding sequence ATGCAAGACAGCAAAACACTGCTCAATCAGGCCGAACACGCGATCGCTCAGTCAGCGAACAGCTCACAGACAGAAGCTGGGCGCTCTGACCAAACCAGCAAGCCCGGTGCCGCTCACATAGACGCCATCAACCAGGTGTTTGAGCTGTTTCGCCTGAACTACCACAACCAGTACTTTGCCGCCTTTCCCGATCTGGAATCGCTGAACCTGGCCAAGCGCCTGTGGCTGGAATCGCTCGCCGGTTTTGAGCCAGAGGTGATCTTGCGCGGCGCCAAGCGCGTGATACAGCAATCGGACTACCTGCCCACCGTGCACAAGATGCTGGTTGCCTGCGAGGGTGACAATCGCGCCCACGGGCTGCCCGATGTGCACGCAGCCTACGTTGAGGCCTGCAACGCCCCCTCGCCCAAAGCAGACCAACACTGGAGCCACCCGGCGGTGTATTTGGCGGGCAAGGCCAGCGACTGGTATTTTTTGGCGAACAACCCCGAGCGCACCGCCTTGCCGGTATTCACCGAGCACTACAAAAACTACTGCGATCAGGTGCGCAAAGGCCTGAAACTGGCCCTGCCCGAACGCAAGGCGCTACCTGAAACCATCGAGCGGCCGCTCAGCAAAGATGAAAATCTGGCGCGCCTTGATGCCCTGAAAAAGCAAATCGGCCTCGATTGA
- a CDS encoding glucosaminidase domain-containing protein, whose product MGPLGSGNWLAACFLAYSLTVVAVTGWLIGHPLEERREFLREPGLSLTGEGDEERLTAQTVLAAMQLDPEATRFKDYADQYLSRLSLVAKDGSTTAELTNSYDYQTLPDFDAISDIPTRKKAFFDYLRPAIERQNQLIRERRLLLKGIEIRLAQGQTLTAAQQRYMALVRERYRVAEDVDDSEAVATLMRRMDTIPTSMVLAQAAIESAWGRSRFAREANNLFGQWCFSQGCGVVPNDRPEGETYEVAKFANVEEAIAAYFQNINAFHRYSSIREIRERARANNQPLKGYDMVAGLEAYSSRGQAYIDELRNLIRYNKLEDAPSS is encoded by the coding sequence ATGGGTCCACTGGGCAGTGGCAATTGGCTTGCCGCGTGTTTTTTGGCGTACTCCCTCACCGTTGTGGCAGTTACCGGCTGGTTGATTGGTCACCCGCTGGAAGAGCGGCGCGAGTTCCTGCGCGAGCCCGGGCTTTCACTCACCGGCGAAGGCGACGAAGAGCGGTTGACCGCACAAACGGTGTTGGCCGCCATGCAGCTGGACCCAGAGGCCACCCGCTTTAAAGATTACGCCGATCAATACCTGAGCCGCCTGAGCCTGGTGGCCAAAGACGGCTCAACCACTGCCGAACTCACCAACAGCTACGACTACCAGACCCTGCCAGACTTCGATGCAATCAGCGATATCCCCACCCGCAAAAAGGCGTTTTTTGACTACCTGCGCCCGGCCATCGAGCGCCAGAACCAGCTGATTCGCGAGCGCCGGCTGCTACTTAAGGGCATTGAAATTCGCCTGGCCCAGGGCCAAACCCTCACCGCTGCCCAGCAGCGCTACATGGCCTTGGTACGCGAGCGCTACCGGGTAGCGGAAGACGTAGACGACAGCGAGGCGGTAGCCACGCTCATGCGCCGCATGGATACCATCCCCACCTCCATGGTGCTGGCCCAGGCTGCCATCGAGTCGGCCTGGGGCCGCTCGCGCTTTGCCCGCGAGGCGAACAACCTGTTCGGCCAGTGGTGTTTCAGCCAGGGTTGTGGCGTGGTGCCCAACGACAGGCCCGAGGGCGAAACCTATGAAGTGGCAAAGTTTGCCAATGTGGAAGAAGCCATTGCCGCCTACTTTCAGAACATCAACGCCTTTCATCGCTACAGCAGCATTCGCGAAATCCGCGAGCGCGCCCGCGCCAATAACCAGCCGCTCAAAGGCTACGATATGGTGGCAGGCCTTGAGGCCTATTCCAGCCGCGGCCAGGCCTACATAGATGAATTGCGCAATTTGATTCGCTACAACAAGCTGGAAGACGCGCCCAGCAGTTAG
- a CDS encoding cold-shock protein translates to MSDLHNGVVKWFNDEKGYGFLQQESGPDVFVHFRAINGTGRKTLVEGQSVTFEITQGQKGPQAENVTPG, encoded by the coding sequence ATGTCTGATTTGCACAATGGCGTTGTTAAGTGGTTTAACGACGAAAAAGGTTACGGTTTTCTGCAGCAAGAATCTGGTCCGGACGTGTTTGTACACTTCCGTGCGATCAACGGTACTGGCCGCAAGACACTGGTAGAAGGTCAATCTGTGACTTTCGAAATCACTCAGGGCCAGAAAGGTCCTCAGGCTGAGAATGTAACGCCCGGCTGA
- a CDS encoding polysaccharide deacetylase family protein: MIQAHPAKARLQALCRSPLIALCLAFCLGWAARAQALVVLQYHHVSESTPASTSISPANFAEHMAHLKASGFKVIGLPELLAIIDSGEPFPDRTALITFDDAYTSVLTDAHPILQNYGWPYVVFASTEAVDQSQRHVMSWDQLRTLNEAGVAIANHSHTHGHLVRRPKEVAPEQWHAQVLDDLRTADARLKAELGRSWPVLAFPYGEFDAALVAAINGLGWIAFGQQSGAAARRDLPVLPRFPFGGRYVKTQDFSQKLKALPLPVNQLALLDEQGEPLADGVLPQAVSRPQLLLGFDTEAQARQVNCYVSGQGVSDSRTTKAGTRVFQAKTPLPAGRSRYNCTAPSGERGRYFWYSHAFLRPLSNGAWPAEP; this comes from the coding sequence ATGATTCAGGCCCACCCTGCCAAAGCACGCCTGCAGGCCCTTTGCCGTTCACCCTTGATCGCGCTGTGTTTGGCGTTTTGCCTTGGCTGGGCGGCGCGTGCCCAGGCGCTGGTGGTGTTGCAGTATCACCATGTGAGCGAATCTACCCCGGCCTCTACCAGTATTTCGCCGGCCAACTTTGCCGAACACATGGCCCATTTGAAAGCCAGCGGTTTTAAGGTGATTGGCCTGCCCGAGTTGCTGGCTATCATTGACAGTGGTGAACCCTTCCCCGATCGCACCGCACTGATTACCTTCGACGATGCCTACACTTCGGTGCTTACCGACGCCCACCCGATTTTGCAAAACTACGGCTGGCCCTATGTGGTGTTTGCCAGTACCGAAGCGGTAGATCAAAGCCAGCGCCATGTGATGAGTTGGGATCAGCTGCGCACCTTGAATGAAGCCGGGGTGGCCATCGCCAACCACAGCCATACCCACGGGCATCTGGTGCGCCGCCCAAAGGAGGTTGCGCCCGAACAATGGCATGCCCAGGTGCTGGACGATCTGCGCACAGCCGATGCGCGGTTGAAGGCGGAACTCGGGCGCAGCTGGCCGGTGCTGGCGTTTCCCTATGGCGAGTTTGATGCGGCGTTGGTGGCGGCGATAAACGGGCTCGGCTGGATTGCCTTTGGCCAGCAATCGGGCGCCGCTGCCCGGCGCGATTTACCGGTGCTGCCGCGCTTCCCCTTTGGCGGGCGCTATGTAAAAACACAAGACTTCAGCCAGAAGCTCAAGGCGCTGCCACTGCCGGTTAACCAGCTTGCGCTGCTCGATGAGCAAGGCGAGCCACTGGCAGATGGCGTATTGCCGCAGGCGGTAAGCCGCCCGCAGTTGCTGCTGGGTTTTGATACCGAGGCCCAGGCCCGCCAGGTGAACTGCTATGTGAGTGGCCAGGGGGTGAGCGACAGCCGCACCACCAAGGCCGGCACCCGGGTGTTTCAGGCCAAGACGCCCCTGCCCGCCGGGCGTAGCCGCTACAACTGCACCGCGCCCAGCGGTGAGCGCGGGCGCTACTTCTGGTATTCCCATGCCTTCTTGCGCCCCCTGTCAAACGGCGCCTGGCCCGCGGAGCCCTAG
- the aceK gene encoding bifunctional isocitrate dehydrogenase kinase/phosphatase produces MSNVAHPANSLSNATLTPSAKRVAKTILNGFDAYFADFQNMTLGAKARFETANWAAVQNTHIARIELYKQKVLQVCQLVQGVTSKNVMDLALWAQARAAYALLVTDHRNYEIAETFFNSVYCNLFEHQQIHDRYLFVKPSKKPDFKQLREYAIYFSYSAEFGLENLVHKIFDDFEFSVPWEDRARDIQRLVAALNDALQPLNDLPLSELRVDVLESIFYRNKGAYLVARAVLGDRITPILIPFQNNERGGIYADTVLLERDDASRVFSFTRSYFMVDAPIPSRFVKFLSSIMPRKDVSELYNAIGFNKHGKTEFYRHVIDHMKHSDDKFVIAPGIKGMVMSVFTLPSYDVVFKIIKDRFDPPKKVTEAIVKEKYKLVSRSDRAGRMADTQEYRNFIFYRNRFSQQLLDELQRVAPSKLIITGKLVIIKHLYTERRMVPLNIYLDTATQAQIDDVMDEYGNAIKQLACANIFTGDMLLKNFGVTRHGRVVFYDYDEICLITECVFRKIPEPRNEIDEMSDRPWYTVGEFDIFPEEFRLFFSGNPSARQAFEQRHADLYDYRFWQAIQDELNAGKINDTFPYRRHQRFPRPETGDQ; encoded by the coding sequence GTGTCCAATGTTGCGCACCCCGCTAACAGCCTATCCAATGCCACGCTCACCCCGAGCGCCAAGCGCGTGGCCAAAACCATTCTAAACGGTTTTGATGCCTACTTTGCCGACTTCCAGAATATGACGCTCGGCGCCAAGGCCCGCTTTGAAACCGCCAATTGGGCAGCGGTACAAAACACGCACATTGCGCGCATTGAACTCTATAAACAAAAGGTGCTGCAGGTGTGCCAATTGGTGCAGGGCGTCACCAGCAAAAATGTGATGGATCTTGCCCTTTGGGCGCAGGCCAGGGCGGCCTACGCACTGTTGGTTACCGATCATCGCAACTATGAAATTGCCGAAACCTTTTTTAATTCTGTGTACTGTAATTTGTTTGAGCACCAGCAAATTCACGATCGCTACTTATTTGTAAAGCCCTCCAAAAAACCCGATTTCAAGCAATTGCGCGAGTACGCCATTTACTTCAGCTACAGCGCCGAGTTCGGGCTGGAAAATCTGGTGCACAAAATTTTCGACGATTTTGAATTCTCGGTGCCCTGGGAGGATCGCGCGCGCGATATACAGCGCCTGGTGGCGGCACTTAACGACGCCCTGCAACCCTTGAACGATTTGCCCTTGAGCGAGCTTAGGGTAGATGTGCTGGAATCAATTTTTTATCGCAACAAAGGTGCCTACCTGGTGGCGCGGGCCGTGTTGGGCGATCGCATTACACCTATTCTGATTCCCTTTCAAAACAACGAGCGCGGCGGCATCTATGCCGATACCGTGCTGCTTGAGCGCGACGATGCCAGCCGGGTGTTCAGCTTCACCCGCTCGTATTTCATGGTGGATGCACCTATTCCTTCGCGCTTTGTAAAGTTTTTAAGCTCGATCATGCCGCGCAAGGATGTATCTGAGCTTTATAACGCCATCGGTTTTAACAAGCACGGTAAAACAGAGTTCTACCGCCACGTCATTGACCACATGAAACACAGCGACGATAAATTTGTTATCGCGCCGGGCATTAAAGGCATGGTGATGAGTGTATTCACGCTGCCATCCTATGACGTGGTTTTTAAAATAATTAAAGATCGCTTCGACCCGCCCAAAAAAGTGACCGAGGCCATCGTTAAAGAAAAGTACAAACTGGTATCGCGCTCAGATCGCGCCGGGCGCATGGCCGACACCCAGGAGTACCGCAATTTCATTTTCTACCGCAACCGATTCAGCCAACAACTGCTGGACGAGCTGCAACGCGTGGCGCCCTCAAAGCTCATCATCACCGGCAAGCTCGTGATCATTAAGCACCTCTATACCGAGCGGCGCATGGTGCCACTGAACATCTACCTGGATACCGCAACCCAGGCGCAAATTGACGATGTTATGGACGAATACGGCAACGCCATTAAACAGCTGGCGTGCGCCAATATTTTTACAGGTGATATGCTGCTGAAAAACTTTGGCGTAACCCGCCATGGGCGCGTGGTGTTTTACGATTATGATGAAATTTGTTTAATCACCGAGTGTGTGTTTCGCAAAATTCCAGAGCCGCGCAATGAAATAGACGAGATGTCTGACAGACCCTGGTACACAGTGGGGGAATTCGATATTTTTCCGGAGGAGTTTCGGCTGTTTTTCAGTGGTAACCCCAGCGCTCGCCAGGCATTTGAGCAGCGCCATGCCGATTTGTACGACTACCGTTTCTGGCAAGCCATTCAGGATGAATTAAATGCCGGTAAAATTAACGACACCTTTCCCTACCGCCGCCATCAGCGCTTCCCGCGGCCGGAAACCGGTGACCAATAG
- a CDS encoding PilZ domain-containing protein — MSTDNRRYPRIPVRCRVLITHDSCGDVVAETRDISDGGIFIVANPEGLPPVGTEVRGQVQGMLVDAPVVDMVIVRLEPGGIGLKFNS, encoded by the coding sequence ATGAGCACAGACAACCGCCGATACCCCCGCATCCCTGTGCGGTGTCGCGTGCTGATTACGCACGATAGCTGCGGCGATGTGGTGGCCGAAACCCGCGATATTTCCGATGGCGGTATTTTTATTGTTGCCAACCCCGAGGGCTTGCCGCCAGTGGGTACCGAAGTGCGTGGCCAGGTGCAGGGCATGCTGGTGGATGCACCGGTGGTAGACATGGTGATAGTGCGCTTAGAGCCAGGCGGCATCGGGTTGAAGTTCAACAGCTAA